GATTCGCGGCCACGTCCTCCTCCGTGTCCCCGTCGACCACGTAGCCGGCCAGGAACAGTCCGGACTTGACCCCGCCGTGGAACTCCTGGCCGACCGCCCCGGTCAGCATCACCTCGCGCACGCAGCCGGGTTGCCCGGCCTCGGTCCCGGCCTCCGGCAGCTTCTCCAGTACCCCGTTCTGCGGCGGGATGTTCAGGGCCCCGGCGGGCCGGTAGATGGGCGCGCCGAGGGTCGAGGGCAGGCCGCACTCCGCGTACAGCCACTCCTTGTCCAGGTCGATCCCGAACGCGTGCCGGACCATCGCGCTGATCATGCCGCCGCCGGTGCGGCTGGCGATCTCGCAGAAGACCAGCCGGTCGTCGGGCGTGATCCAGAACTCGGCGTGGAAAGCGGTCTGCGCAGGGGTCGGCAGCTCGGCCAGGACCGCCCGCACCGCCTTGACCAGCCGGTCGTACGCCGGGTCCTGCGGGGTGAGCGGGAGGTTGGCCACCCAGTCGTTGTCCCGGAAGGACAGGCAGTCGTTGACGTAGCGGAAGGGGTGGACGAAGACCACCTCGCCGCCCGCCACCAGCCCGTCCACGTGGTACATCTGGCCGGGCACGAAGGCCTCGATCTCGCTGATCCCCCGCCACGGGCTGGCCAGGTACGCGTCCAGCTCCGCCTCGTCGCGGATGATCGCCGCGCCCAGCGAACCCGACTCGGACACCGGTTTGATCACGACCGGGTAGCCGTGCTCGGTGACGAAGCCGAGGGCCGTGTAGGCCGAGTCGATGCGCCGGTAGGCGGGCACGTCGACGGGTCCGCCCGCGAGGTGGTCCTTCATGACCACCTTGTCGCGGAAGGCGAGCGCGCTCGCGGTGTGCTGGCCCGGCAGGCCGAGCAGCTCCCGCAGTTGGGCGGCCCGTACGACGTCGGCCTCGGCTCGGGCGAAGACCGCCTCGACCGCGAACTCGCGGGCCAGGCGCAGGGCCGTCTTCTCGACCAGCTGGTTGGTGTCGTAGGCGTCGAAG
This is a stretch of genomic DNA from Streptomyces sp. NBC_00536. It encodes these proteins:
- a CDS encoding ATP-grasp domain-containing protein; this translates as MRHILVFAKTPHAKTPYDQWLAGSGIVPVIVTATEYAAGYSHLPHVHAFDAYDTNQLVEKTALRLAREFAVEAVFARAEADVVRAAQLRELLGLPGQHTASALAFRDKVVMKDHLAGGPVDVPAYRRIDSAYTALGFVTEHGYPVVIKPVSESGSLGAAIIRDEAELDAYLASPWRGISEIEAFVPGQMYHVDGLVAGGEVVFVHPFRYVNDCLSFRDNDWVANLPLTPQDPAYDRLVKAVRAVLAELPTPAQTAFHAEFWITPDDRLVFCEIASRTGGGMISAMVRHAFGIDLDKEWLYAECGLPSTLGAPIYRPAGALNIPPQNGVLEKLPEAGTEAGQPGCVREVMLTGAVGQEFHGGVKSGLFLAGYVVDGDTEEDVAANLEHVAGWFADNTVWRPAAGSGGIVSGGTA